A genomic segment from Streptomyces sp. NBC_01233 encodes:
- a CDS encoding TetR/AcrR family transcriptional regulator translates to MAERVIPEGGRRRHRPTKQGAVLSERLIIDTALRLVAQHGAVALSARRLGAALGADPSALYRYFRNTDALLLALSDELIGRAQEGWSATGDWRSDLRAIGLRIHASYQSNPQAALLTAHRTTGRPHETRAVEAILGILRSGGFPDALAVRIYHAFVDQALAFAAQDAAALALPEAARESDEEVWHAVYGRLSPETHPNIAATFPLLAADMRDSGYPFALDLMLGAAAALRPAADGG, encoded by the coding sequence ATGGCCGAACGAGTGATTCCAGAAGGCGGGCGTCGGCGTCACCGACCTACCAAGCAGGGCGCCGTACTCTCGGAACGGCTGATCATCGACACAGCCCTGCGCCTGGTCGCGCAGCACGGCGCGGTGGCGCTCTCGGCGCGCAGGCTCGGCGCGGCGCTCGGCGCGGATCCCAGCGCCCTCTACCGCTACTTCCGCAACACCGACGCCCTGCTCCTCGCCCTCTCCGACGAGCTGATCGGCCGTGCGCAGGAGGGCTGGTCGGCCACTGGTGACTGGCGGAGCGACCTGCGGGCCATCGGGCTGCGCATCCACGCCTCCTACCAGTCCAACCCCCAGGCCGCGCTCCTCACGGCCCACCGCACGACAGGGCGCCCCCACGAGACGCGGGCCGTGGAGGCGATCCTCGGCATCCTGCGTTCCGGAGGTTTCCCGGACGCCCTCGCCGTGCGGATCTACCACGCCTTCGTCGACCAGGCCCTGGCCTTCGCCGCCCAGGACGCTGCCGCGCTCGCCCTGCCGGAGGCGGCGCGGGAGTCGGACGAGGAGGTCTGGCACGCGGTGTACGGCAGGCTGTCGCCCGAGACCCACCCGAACATCGCGGCGACCTTCCCGCTGCTCGCCGCCGACATGCGCGACAGCGGTTACCCCTTCGCACTGGATCTGATGCTCGGCGCGGCGGCGGCGCTCCGCCCGGCGGCGGACGGCGGCTGA
- a CDS encoding NAD(P)/FAD-dependent oxidoreductase, whose product MDHLTSLRDAEPRPFWLDDPRRPQAAPALVGATTCDLLVVGGGYTGLWTALLAKERDPSADVVLIEADETGGAASGRNGGFCESSLTHGLHNGLQRWPGEIDLLERLGRENLQAIEDAVDRYGIDCDWERTGSIVVATEPYQLAGLVEEAEAAARYGGKPVLLDGEAVRAEIDSPTFLGGMWNQHDTAMVNPARLAWGLKSACLALGVRIHEHTAATSLAEHGAVIGVRTPYGRITARRVALATNAYPSLVRRHRPYTVPVYDYALMTEPLTSEQLASVGWTRRQGFADSANQFHYVRLSADNRILWGGYDAVYRYGGRVRAEHDRRPETFATLARHFFTTFPQLEGVRFTHSWGGAIDTSTRFCVFFDTSHQGKVSYAAGFTGLGVGASRFGAEVMLDLLAGERTERTDLEMVRRKPLPFPPEPVRSLGIGITKWSMARADLNQGHRNLWLRSLDRFGLGFDS is encoded by the coding sequence ATGGACCACCTCACCTCGCTCAGGGACGCCGAGCCCCGCCCGTTCTGGCTCGACGACCCCCGCCGCCCGCAGGCCGCCCCCGCCCTCGTCGGGGCCACCACCTGCGACCTGCTCGTCGTCGGGGGCGGTTACACCGGCCTGTGGACCGCCCTCCTCGCCAAGGAGCGCGACCCCTCCGCCGACGTGGTGCTCATCGAGGCGGACGAGACCGGCGGCGCCGCCTCCGGCCGCAACGGCGGCTTCTGCGAGTCCAGCCTCACCCACGGCCTGCACAACGGCCTCCAGCGCTGGCCCGGGGAGATCGACCTCCTGGAACGGCTCGGGCGGGAGAACCTCCAGGCCATCGAGGACGCCGTAGACCGCTACGGGATCGACTGCGACTGGGAGCGCACCGGCTCCATCGTGGTGGCCACCGAGCCCTACCAGCTCGCCGGCCTCGTGGAGGAGGCCGAGGCCGCCGCCCGCTACGGGGGCAAGCCCGTCCTGCTCGACGGCGAGGCCGTCCGGGCCGAGATCGACTCCCCGACCTTCCTGGGCGGCATGTGGAACCAGCACGACACCGCCATGGTCAATCCGGCAAGGCTCGCCTGGGGACTCAAGAGTGCCTGCCTCGCCCTGGGTGTGCGGATCCACGAGCACACCGCGGCCACCTCGCTCGCCGAGCACGGGGCCGTGATCGGCGTCCGTACCCCCTACGGCCGGATCACCGCGCGTCGCGTCGCGCTCGCCACCAACGCCTACCCCTCCCTGGTCCGGCGCCACCGCCCGTACACCGTCCCCGTGTACGACTACGCGCTGATGACCGAGCCGCTGACCTCAGAGCAGCTCGCCTCCGTCGGCTGGACGCGCCGCCAGGGCTTCGCGGACAGCGCGAACCAGTTCCACTACGTCCGGCTCTCCGCGGACAACCGCATCCTGTGGGGCGGATACGACGCCGTCTACCGCTACGGCGGCCGCGTCCGCGCCGAACACGACCGGCGGCCCGAGACCTTCGCCACTCTCGCCCGCCACTTCTTCACGACGTTCCCGCAGTTGGAGGGTGTGCGCTTCACCCACAGCTGGGGCGGAGCCATCGACACCAGCACCCGTTTCTGCGTGTTCTTTGACACGAGTCACCAAGGGAAGGTCTCCTACGCCGCCGGGTTCACCGGCCTCGGCGTCGGCGCCAGCCGCTTCGGCGCCGAGGTGATGCTCGACCTCCTGGCGGGCGAGCGCACCGAGCGCACCGACCTGGAGATGGTCCGACGCAAGCCCCTGCCGTTCCCGCCCGAGCCGGTCCGGTCCCTCGGCATCGGCATCACCAAGTGGTCCATGGCCCGCGCCGACCTCAACCAGGGCCACCGCAATTTGTGGCTGCGCAGCCTCGACCGCTTCGGCCTCGGCTTCGACAGCTGA
- the surE gene encoding 5'/3'-nucleotidase SurE — MPSTRRRLAVATTGAALLAASGVTAYAAPGHGAPAPGARPLAGLRVLISNDDSMQAAKKSNSDGLGLYELRRAMCAAGADVVVIAPWQVQSGKGTAVTNGGVLTAQRRTALPVGYENDCTGAPAKGAVFEVCLSEGPCGGDSPSATPADTVKLALRGALKAKTGWDRAPDLVLTGINSGPNVSAQVNDSGTVGAAIAAIDEGVPSIAFSSEGDESNTFFPQENYRAAAGFGAGLVAGLEQRGLLTSEFALKVDYPDISTGTPAGPPRWTSVGHGKVVWHAYEQVGEDSFAIGLGFCEERPGDPCSESVWDADSSALFRDGRISVTPLTSDRTYGAKIPHPATLQKIRRHVEDAAPRR, encoded by the coding sequence ATGCCCTCCACCCGCCGCAGACTCGCCGTCGCCACCACCGGGGCCGCACTGCTCGCCGCCTCGGGCGTGACCGCCTATGCCGCACCCGGCCACGGGGCGCCCGCACCGGGCGCCCGGCCCCTCGCCGGCCTGCGCGTCCTGATCTCCAACGACGACTCCATGCAGGCGGCCAAGAAGAGCAATTCCGACGGACTCGGCCTGTACGAACTGCGCCGCGCGATGTGCGCGGCCGGCGCGGACGTGGTCGTCATCGCCCCGTGGCAGGTCCAGTCCGGCAAGGGCACCGCCGTCACCAATGGAGGGGTCCTCACCGCTCAGCGCCGCACCGCGCTCCCCGTCGGCTACGAGAACGACTGCACGGGCGCGCCCGCCAAGGGCGCGGTCTTCGAGGTCTGCCTTTCCGAAGGCCCCTGCGGTGGCGACTCCCCGAGCGCCACCCCCGCCGACACGGTCAAACTCGCCCTGCGCGGAGCCCTGAAGGCCAAGACCGGCTGGGACCGAGCCCCCGATCTCGTCCTCACCGGAATCAACTCCGGCCCCAACGTGAGCGCCCAGGTCAACGACTCTGGAACGGTCGGAGCCGCGATCGCCGCGATCGACGAGGGCGTTCCGTCCATCGCCTTCTCCTCCGAGGGCGACGAGAGCAACACCTTCTTCCCCCAGGAGAACTACCGCGCGGCCGCCGGGTTCGGTGCCGGTCTCGTCGCGGGCCTGGAGCAGCGGGGCCTGCTGACCTCCGAGTTCGCGCTCAAGGTCGACTACCCGGACATCAGTACCGGTACGCCCGCCGGCCCGCCGCGCTGGACGAGCGTCGGGCACGGCAAGGTCGTCTGGCACGCCTACGAGCAGGTGGGCGAGGACTCCTTCGCCATCGGCCTCGGCTTCTGCGAGGAGCGGCCCGGCGACCCGTGCAGCGAGAGCGTCTGGGATGCCGACTCCTCGGCCCTCTTCCGGGACGGCCGGATCTCCGTGACACCGCTGACCTCCGACCGCACGTACGGAGCGAAGATCCCGCACCCGGCGACGCTGCAGAAGATCCGCCGCCACGTCGAGGACGCCGCGCCGCGCCGCTGA
- a CDS encoding carboxylesterase family protein, which yields MTGDPLVRTGHGPVRGERRADGSLRFLGIPYARPPVGELRFATPVPPVPWTEPLDATAYGPTAQRRPFAEVTTIPEPISSFSESGE from the coding sequence ATGACCGGCGATCCCCTCGTCCGCACCGGCCACGGACCGGTGCGAGGCGAACGCCGCGCGGACGGAAGCCTCCGCTTCCTCGGCATCCCGTACGCCCGCCCCCCGGTCGGCGAGCTCCGCTTTGCCACCCCCGTGCCCCCTGTGCCCTGGACCGAGCCGCTGGACGCCACCGCGTACGGCCCGACGGCCCAGCGCCGCCCGTTCGCCGAGGTCACGACCATCCCCGAGCCCATCAGCTCATTTTCGGAGTCAGGCGAGTGA
- a CDS encoding MarR family winged helix-turn-helix transcriptional regulator: MSTSLLYLVKRTELAVRARLEELLKPAGITALQYTALTVLERHDGISAAQLARDSFVTAQSMADMVRALESRGLIHREPNPANRRERLILLADAGRRLLEEYAEPARGLEGRMVADLTDEEVEQFREALNRTWRSLA, encoded by the coding sequence GTGAGCACCTCGCTGCTCTACCTGGTCAAAAGGACCGAGCTGGCGGTGCGGGCCCGCCTGGAGGAGCTGCTCAAGCCCGCCGGCATCACGGCGCTGCAGTACACCGCGCTCACCGTGCTGGAGCGGCACGACGGCATTTCCGCCGCGCAGCTCGCCCGCGACTCCTTCGTCACCGCCCAGTCCATGGCGGACATGGTCCGCGCGCTGGAGAGCCGCGGCCTGATCCATCGCGAACCCAACCCCGCCAACCGCCGTGAGCGCCTCATCCTGCTCGCCGACGCGGGGCGCCGACTGCTCGAGGAGTACGCCGAGCCGGCTCGCGGACTCGAAGGGCGCATGGTCGCCGACCTGACCGATGAGGAGGTCGAGCAGTTCCGGGAGGCGTTGAACCGCACGTGGCGATCACTCGCCTGA
- a CDS encoding SDR family oxidoreductase produces the protein MDLHGKVAVVTGSGRGLGLGYAQALAAAGAAVVVNDVDQNAVDAAVATITAAGGRVVGVVAAVGDSAAAEELVDTAVREFGRLDVLVTNAGILRDRVLWKMTDEDFDDVVRVHLRGTFTCARAAAVRMREQGAGGRLVLISSPAGQRGNFGQTNYAAAKAGVVSMARTWAMELGRAGITVNAVVPVAATEMTKTIPAFAPVIEEAERTGSPLPDWLRKDKGLGTVEDVAGLITFLASDASDGVTGQAIGIGGDRLALWAHPKEKAVAFADGGWSADMIAALWPGGVGAEAETFGIPAPQAPVA, from the coding sequence ATGGATCTGCACGGGAAAGTCGCCGTCGTCACCGGCAGCGGGCGCGGCCTCGGGCTGGGATACGCCCAGGCCCTCGCCGCGGCCGGAGCCGCCGTCGTCGTCAACGACGTCGACCAGAACGCGGTCGACGCCGCCGTCGCCACGATCACGGCCGCGGGAGGCAGGGTGGTCGGCGTCGTGGCGGCGGTGGGCGACAGTGCGGCGGCCGAGGAACTGGTGGACACGGCGGTGCGGGAGTTCGGGCGCCTGGACGTGCTCGTCACCAACGCCGGCATTCTGCGAGACCGCGTGTTGTGGAAGATGACCGACGAAGACTTCGACGACGTCGTCCGCGTGCACCTGCGCGGCACCTTCACCTGCGCCCGCGCGGCCGCCGTCCGTATGCGGGAGCAGGGCGCCGGCGGCCGGCTCGTCCTCATCTCCTCGCCGGCGGGTCAGCGCGGCAACTTCGGCCAGACCAACTACGCCGCCGCCAAGGCGGGCGTCGTCTCCATGGCCCGCACCTGGGCCATGGAGCTGGGCCGCGCCGGCATCACCGTCAATGCTGTCGTCCCCGTCGCCGCCACCGAGATGACCAAGACCATCCCGGCCTTCGCGCCGGTCATCGAGGAGGCCGAGCGCACGGGCAGCCCCCTGCCCGACTGGCTGCGCAAGGACAAGGGCCTCGGCACCGTCGAGGATGTCGCCGGCCTGATCACCTTCCTGGCCTCGGACGCCTCCGACGGAGTGACCGGGCAGGCGATCGGCATCGGCGGCGACCGGCTGGCACTGTGGGCGCACCCCAAGGAGAAGGCGGTCGCCTTCGCCGACGGGGGCTGGAGCGCCGACATGATCGCCGCCCTCTGGCCGGGCGGTGTAGGGGCCGAGGCGGAGACCTTTGGCATTCCGGCGCCCCAGGCTCCGGTGGCATGA
- a CDS encoding amidohydrolase family protein: MGDLTLDLDRLTAIDVHTHAEVSKDGHGALSPELFGASEKYFKAHGHRQPTIEEMAAHYRERRMAAVVFTVDAEHATGHPRISNEEIAESCAAHADALIPFASIDPHKGRAGAREARRLVEEHGVRGFKFHPSIQAFAPNDRMAYPLYEAIEELDVPALFHTGQTGIGAGVPGGGGIRLKYSNPMLVDDVAVDFPELRIILAHPSFPWQDEALAVATHKPHVYIDLSGWSPKYFPPQLVRYANTLLKDKVLFGSDYPVITPDRWLADFEKLDIKPEVRPKIFKENAARLLGLLRD, from the coding sequence ATGGGTGACCTCACGCTCGACCTGGACCGGCTGACGGCCATCGACGTGCACACGCACGCCGAGGTCTCCAAGGACGGCCACGGGGCGCTGAGTCCCGAACTGTTCGGCGCCTCCGAGAAGTATTTCAAGGCCCACGGCCACCGGCAGCCGACCATCGAGGAGATGGCCGCCCACTACCGCGAACGGCGCATGGCCGCTGTGGTGTTCACCGTCGACGCCGAACACGCCACGGGGCACCCGCGGATCTCCAACGAGGAGATCGCGGAGAGCTGCGCCGCCCATGCGGACGCGCTCATCCCCTTCGCAAGCATCGACCCGCACAAGGGCCGCGCGGGCGCGCGCGAGGCGCGGCGCCTGGTGGAGGAACATGGCGTCCGCGGCTTCAAGTTCCACCCCAGCATCCAGGCGTTCGCCCCGAACGACCGGATGGCCTATCCGCTGTACGAGGCCATCGAGGAACTCGATGTGCCCGCATTGTTCCACACCGGCCAGACCGGCATCGGCGCAGGCGTCCCGGGCGGCGGCGGCATCCGGCTGAAGTACTCGAACCCGATGCTGGTCGACGACGTAGCCGTCGACTTCCCCGAACTGCGAATCATCCTTGCCCACCCCTCCTTCCCCTGGCAGGACGAGGCCCTGGCGGTGGCCACCCACAAACCGCACGTGTACATCGACCTGTCCGGCTGGTCCCCGAAGTACTTCCCTCCACAGCTCGTCCGTTATGCCAACACCCTGCTCAAGGACAAGGTCCTCTTCGGCTCCGACTACCCCGTCATCACCCCCGACCGGTGGCTGGCCGACTTCGAGAAGCTCGACATCAAGCCCGAGGTCCGGCCGAAGATCTTCAAGGAGAACGCGGCCCGCCTGCTCGGCCTGCTCAGGGACTGA
- a CDS encoding acyl-CoA synthetase, with product MLNQGIGSWPTRRARKTPDRVALVHEDRSWTYRELHQRVLRLAHSLRELGVARGDRIAYLGPNHPAFLETLFAAGLLGAVFVPLNTRLAAPELTYNLSDSGSVVLVHAPEQARAARAAADEAAVRHRIALDGPDEGVLGYEEFLAGGAAVPLDESVAPQDTCVIMYTSGTTGRPKGAVLSHHNIIWNSVNVLVDTDLTGDEVTLVVAPLFHTAGLNMTCLPTLLKGGRVVLLGAFDAERVLETIENQRVTYMFGVPTMYDAMAARPRWATTDLSSLRTLNCGGAPVPARTIATYLARGLAFSQGYGMTEASPGVLFLDREQTSAKAGSAGVPHFFTDIRVVLPDGRDAEPGQRGEVLVQGPNVMTGYWGRPEDTEAAFAAGGEGHWLRTGDVARTDCDGYAYIVDRVKDMFVSGGENVYPAEVEDALLTHPAVAECAVIGVPDPVWGEVGRAVVILRPGARADEHGILGHLHGRLAKYKIPKSVVLTDTLPRTASGKIIKPAVRDTHAGGPADHPHR from the coding sequence GTGTTGAACCAAGGCATCGGTTCTTGGCCCACGCGCCGGGCCCGCAAGACCCCGGACCGGGTCGCCCTCGTCCACGAGGACCGCTCCTGGACCTACCGCGAGCTCCACCAGCGCGTCCTGCGCCTCGCACACTCCCTGCGGGAGCTGGGAGTGGCCCGGGGTGACCGGATCGCGTACCTCGGCCCCAACCACCCCGCCTTCCTGGAGACGCTGTTCGCCGCCGGCCTGCTCGGGGCGGTCTTCGTCCCGCTCAACACCCGTCTGGCCGCCCCGGAACTGACGTACAACCTGTCCGACTCGGGCAGCGTCGTCCTTGTCCACGCGCCGGAGCAGGCCCGGGCCGCACGCGCGGCGGCCGACGAGGCCGCAGTGCGGCACCGGATCGCGCTCGACGGGCCCGACGAGGGGGTCCTCGGCTACGAGGAGTTCCTCGCCGGCGGAGCTGCCGTGCCCCTGGACGAGAGCGTGGCGCCGCAGGACACCTGCGTGATCATGTACACCTCCGGGACCACGGGCCGCCCCAAGGGCGCCGTCCTCTCCCACCACAACATCATCTGGAACAGCGTCAACGTCCTCGTCGACACCGACCTCACCGGCGACGAGGTGACCCTGGTCGTCGCCCCCCTGTTCCACACCGCAGGCCTCAACATGACCTGCCTGCCCACTCTCCTCAAGGGCGGCCGGGTGGTGCTGCTCGGTGCCTTCGATGCCGAACGCGTACTGGAGACCATCGAGAACCAGCGTGTGACGTACATGTTCGGCGTCCCCACGATGTACGACGCCATGGCCGCCCGGCCCCGCTGGGCGACGACGGACCTGTCCAGCCTGCGCACCCTCAACTGCGGCGGCGCACCCGTTCCCGCACGCACCATCGCCACGTACCTCGCCCGCGGCCTCGCCTTCAGCCAGGGCTACGGCATGACCGAGGCGTCTCCCGGAGTCCTCTTCCTGGACAGGGAGCAGACCTCGGCCAAGGCCGGCTCCGCGGGCGTGCCGCACTTCTTCACCGACATCCGCGTGGTCCTGCCCGACGGCCGGGACGCCGAACCCGGACAGCGTGGTGAGGTCCTCGTCCAGGGCCCCAACGTCATGACCGGCTACTGGGGCCGGCCGGAGGACACCGAGGCAGCCTTCGCCGCCGGCGGCGAAGGCCACTGGCTGCGCACCGGCGACGTCGCCCGGACCGACTGCGACGGGTACGCCTACATCGTCGACCGGGTCAAGGACATGTTCGTCTCGGGCGGCGAGAACGTGTACCCGGCCGAGGTCGAGGATGCGCTCCTCACCCACCCGGCCGTCGCCGAATGCGCGGTCATCGGGGTGCCCGACCCGGTCTGGGGCGAAGTCGGCCGCGCCGTCGTCATCCTCAGGCCCGGAGCTCGCGCCGACGAGCACGGCATCCTCGGCCACCTGCACGGAAGGCTCGCCAAGTACAAGATCCCCAAGTCCGTGGTCCTCACGGACACCCTGCCCCGCACGGCCTCCGGAAAGATCATCAAGCCCGCCGTGCGCGACACCCACGCGGGCGGTCCCGCAGACCACCCCCACCGCTGA
- a CDS encoding MaoC family dehydratase, translating to MPTIANGLDELKALSGADLGRTEWLDITQKRVNTFADATDDHQWIHTDPEKAKGGPFGGPIAHGYLTLSLIIPLFGELLTITGVSMSVNYGLDKVRFPSPVPVGVKIRLHGAVGTVEEVKGNGVQMSLTFTVEVEGSDKPACVAHAVYRHYA from the coding sequence ATGCCGACCATCGCCAACGGCCTCGACGAACTCAAAGCCCTCAGCGGAGCCGACCTCGGCCGCACCGAATGGCTCGACATCACCCAGAAGCGGGTGAACACCTTCGCCGACGCCACCGACGACCACCAGTGGATCCACACCGACCCAGAGAAGGCGAAGGGCGGCCCCTTCGGCGGCCCCATCGCCCACGGCTACCTCACCCTCTCCCTCATCATTCCGCTCTTCGGTGAGCTGCTCACCATCACCGGCGTCTCCATGAGCGTCAACTACGGCCTGGACAAGGTCCGTTTCCCCAGCCCCGTCCCGGTCGGCGTGAAGATCCGACTGCACGGCGCCGTCGGGACTGTGGAGGAGGTCAAGGGCAACGGCGTCCAGATGTCGCTGACGTTCACCGTGGAGGTCGAGGGCAGCGATAAGCCGGCCTGCGTGGCCCACGCCGTCTACCGCCACTACGCCTGA
- a CDS encoding substrate-binding domain-containing protein, giving the protein MATRPIVGELSEHIRLAHGIPVRFGSAGGVEIARRVREGAEADLLVLADGALAALEKEGRLLGGTVRPLWVSQVAAAVPEGTPVPALGSESDLRAALLSAKRIAYSTGPSGTSLIDLITRLDLAYTLGDRLVQAPPGVPAGSLLSSGQADLAFQQHSELMDLPGVVVIGPLPGEAAISSVFSGAVLAASTQPHRAREVLDLLGSDAASRIARGRGMRAARGY; this is encoded by the coding sequence ATGGCGACGCGGCCGATAGTGGGCGAGCTTTCCGAACACATCCGACTCGCTCACGGGATTCCGGTGCGTTTCGGGTCTGCCGGCGGGGTGGAGATCGCACGGCGGGTGCGCGAGGGCGCCGAAGCAGACCTGCTCGTGCTCGCCGACGGAGCACTGGCCGCGTTGGAGAAGGAAGGGCGCCTCCTCGGGGGTACGGTGCGCCCACTGTGGGTCTCCCAGGTCGCCGCCGCCGTGCCGGAGGGAACACCGGTTCCGGCACTCGGCTCGGAATCCGATCTGCGAGCCGCTCTTCTGTCCGCGAAGAGGATCGCCTACTCCACAGGCCCCAGCGGTACGTCCCTCATCGACCTGATCACCCGTCTGGATCTCGCCTACACGCTCGGGGACCGGCTTGTCCAAGCCCCGCCGGGGGTGCCCGCGGGCAGCCTGCTGTCGTCCGGCCAAGCCGACCTGGCCTTTCAACAGCACAGCGAGCTCATGGACCTGCCGGGCGTCGTCGTCATCGGCCCGCTGCCGGGCGAAGCCGCCATCAGCTCGGTGTTCAGCGGGGCCGTACTGGCCGCGTCCACCCAGCCGCACCGCGCCCGCGAGGTCCTCGACCTTCTCGGTTCCGACGCGGCGTCGAGGATCGCCCGCGGAAGGGGCATGCGGGCGGCCCGGGGCTACTGA
- a CDS encoding IclR family transcriptional regulator — MSTTRSTAAGKVLKVLSAFDREHPSQTLSQIAQRTGLALSTTHRVVAELAEWGALERDEDGSWHVGLRLWEITSGCPRTQILRDAALPFMQDLYEATHENIQLAVREGTELVFVERITGHRSVQLLTAVGTRFPVGSTGMGRVLLAHAPRDIQEEVLESPLRAWTPHTVTDPKTLRAQLDRIRREQVFISDRQLSEDTVAVAAPVRIGRTGPVSATLGIVVAASGASNARGLREPLLRAVHGISDELGRRAHATV; from the coding sequence GTGAGCACAACCCGGAGCACCGCGGCTGGAAAGGTCCTCAAGGTCCTCTCGGCCTTCGACCGCGAACACCCGTCGCAGACACTGTCGCAGATCGCCCAGCGCACAGGTCTGGCCTTGAGCACCACGCACCGAGTGGTCGCGGAGCTGGCGGAATGGGGAGCGCTGGAGCGGGACGAGGACGGGTCGTGGCACGTCGGGCTGAGGCTCTGGGAGATCACCTCGGGATGCCCCCGTACCCAGATCCTGCGTGACGCGGCCTTGCCGTTCATGCAGGACCTCTACGAGGCGACCCACGAGAACATTCAGCTCGCGGTGCGCGAGGGCACAGAGCTCGTGTTCGTCGAACGTATCACCGGTCATCGATCGGTGCAGCTGTTGACCGCGGTCGGGACCCGGTTCCCCGTCGGCTCCACCGGGATGGGCCGGGTGCTGCTCGCGCACGCACCACGGGACATTCAGGAGGAGGTCCTCGAATCGCCGCTGCGCGCCTGGACCCCGCACACCGTCACCGACCCGAAGACGCTGCGCGCGCAACTGGACCGTATCCGCCGCGAGCAGGTCTTCATCAGCGACCGGCAGCTCTCCGAGGACACGGTCGCGGTGGCAGCGCCTGTACGGATCGGCCGGACCGGGCCTGTCAGCGCCACTTTGGGGATCGTCGTCGCGGCGAGCGGTGCGAGCAATGCGCGCGGGCTGCGCGAGCCCCTTCTGAGGGCCGTCCACGGGATCTCCGACGAGCTCGGCCGGCGCGCCCACGCGACGGTCTGA
- a CDS encoding 4-hydroxybenzoate 3-monooxygenase: MADATVDTVASVPVAIIGGGPAGLMLAHRLGRAGVETIVIDTRSRREIETTQRAGILEADAARDLVETGVSDRVLREGHEHEGVEIRVGGRPHRINFKELVGQSVWLYPQTDVFTDLADARDRDGGTVHFGVKDTEVLDITTDAPRVRYTAPDGSRHEIRARYVVGADGSRSMCRDLVPEDRRVRYGKEYPFAWFGIMAEAPTSAPELVYAHSEHGFALISQRTETVQRMYFQCDPDESVDAWQDDRIWETLQVRVAGQDGFRLHEGPILEKTVLRFRSFVQEPMRWGSMVLAGDAAHTVPPTGARGLNLALHDVKVLAPVLVRALGSAGEAVLDDYQPRALQRVWRAQNFSYWMTQLLHTAPGGAPFDLRRQLGELDNVVGIRAGRAYLAEQYTGWPAGSHG, translated from the coding sequence ATGGCCGACGCCACCGTCGACACCGTTGCCTCGGTTCCCGTCGCCATCATCGGTGGTGGTCCGGCTGGCTTGATGCTGGCCCACCGGCTCGGGCGAGCGGGGGTCGAGACGATCGTGATCGACACCCGCTCCCGACGCGAGATCGAAACGACGCAGCGGGCCGGCATCCTCGAGGCCGACGCAGCCCGGGACCTGGTCGAGACCGGCGTGTCCGACCGGGTCCTGCGGGAGGGTCACGAGCACGAGGGCGTCGAGATCCGGGTCGGTGGTCGCCCGCACCGCATCAACTTCAAGGAGCTGGTCGGCCAGTCGGTGTGGCTCTACCCGCAGACCGACGTGTTCACCGACCTGGCCGACGCCCGGGACCGCGACGGCGGCACGGTCCACTTCGGCGTCAAGGACACCGAGGTCCTCGACATCACGACCGACGCTCCCCGGGTCCGCTACACGGCGCCCGACGGGTCCCGCCACGAGATCCGGGCGCGGTACGTGGTCGGCGCGGACGGCTCGCGCAGCATGTGCCGCGATCTGGTGCCCGAGGACCGCAGGGTGCGCTACGGCAAGGAGTACCCCTTCGCGTGGTTCGGCATCATGGCCGAGGCGCCGACGAGCGCGCCCGAGCTGGTTTACGCCCACTCCGAGCACGGGTTCGCGCTGATCAGCCAGCGCACCGAGACCGTTCAGCGGATGTACTTCCAGTGCGACCCCGACGAGTCCGTCGACGCCTGGCAGGACGACCGCATCTGGGAGACGCTCCAGGTCCGGGTGGCCGGTCAGGACGGCTTCCGTCTCCATGAGGGGCCGATCCTCGAGAAGACGGTGCTGCGGTTCCGCTCGTTCGTGCAGGAGCCGATGCGCTGGGGCTCGATGGTGCTCGCGGGCGACGCCGCACACACGGTGCCGCCGACCGGCGCCCGCGGGCTCAACCTCGCACTGCACGACGTGAAGGTGCTCGCCCCTGTCCTGGTGCGAGCACTCGGCAGCGCGGGCGAGGCCGTGCTGGACGACTACCAGCCGCGCGCCCTGCAGCGGGTCTGGCGGGCGCAGAACTTCTCCTACTGGATGACCCAGCTGCTGCACACCGCGCCCGGCGGCGCTCCGTTCGACCTGCGGCGCCAGCTCGGCGAGCTCGACAACGTGGTGGGCATCCGCGCCGGGCGCGCCTACCTCGCCGAGCAATACACCGGCTGGCCCGCCGGCTCCCACGGCTGA